The Chroicocephalus ridibundus chromosome 3, bChrRid1.1, whole genome shotgun sequence genome includes the window agcacaggcagaggcagccCGGATCTGTTTGCACACAGGATTTAAGCTGTTTTCCTGTTGCGCGAAGTAGAGCAAACAAAGATGAAAGGGGCAGCAGCTGGAATTACACAGCTTTGTGGAGATTCCATAACCATGCATGCATTTCCTGTATCGGGAAATAAGGAGACACTTTTCAAGCATTTTGCACTTGTAAAAGGCTGCTCAGTGCAGGGAAATTCACCCATCCTGCAACTTCaagagctgcagctgcagagtgGAGGCACAGAGCAGTAAGCAGTTTGCTTACCCACTCCCACTTTCCTCATGCAGCAACTCTTTCTCCCTACTGGAGGAAGCATTTTCATCCGCTAAGAAGAATTAGCAGCAAGCTAGAAAACAatcaaaagggctttttttcccccccacattCTGCCTGGAGTGATGTAGAGAAAGTATGATTTCTGTGAGGAAAATAATCACAACCTGAAGCTACTATACCATGTTCTAGTTAACTCTGCATGAAAGCATTCAAGTAGCTCCTTGCCCACTTCCTTCAAAAATCTAGAAGACCGAAAAATGAAAGAGTATTACACTGCCAGAGATGAATGAGGTACATCTACCATTCGTGGCTTTTTGTGCGCAATCTGGTCACTCCAAAGAACAGTCGTTCGTCAGCTGAATCAtgctgcaaaattatttccaCCTCATTGTCATGCTGTCTGTACAGTTACTTAACTATGTTCTTTACAGGAATTCAGTTTACTTTCATTTCAGAttgcaaataaaaagagaaacaacagaaataagaATTATATAAATTTGAgtatgtgcttttattttatactttcatGGCACACTTTGATTTGTAAACGTTAAATTACCGGTCCCCTTCTTCATATGTTGAAAATAACCACCAGGCATTTGAGAGCATtacctgagatttttttaaaaaaaaaaaaaaaaagatctggcaTCTTTCACCTTACTCACATACAGTACCATTTCATGAAGAATTACAAAAGGGAATGTTTTCCAAAATAGGACAGTTTCCTTTTGACTATAAAGATATAGAAAATACACCAAGACACCTTAGAATGATCAGCCTTATTCAGAGGATGTTGCAAGTCACTGTCTCAAACAATTCTATTAATGCATAGCTGAAACACTGCCATCAGTCCTGCAGCAGCATGATATCAACGTTGTCATGAACACCTTGTAAAAGTAGCTCCCCTTGATAAGTGACAATTTTCCGTCGTTTTGCAGCCTTAAGAGTTCCCACTAGGGCTTCAAAGAGGTTGGCACACTTTTCGTCAGCAAAGAGCACACCAAATTTCACGCTCACTTGGCCATCAGCATCTAAATCAAAGATATAACATGGAAACACATGCAGATTTTCTTTCAGTTAGGAGATCAATGGGAAACAAAGTAACAAGCAGCGAGACCACTGAAAGTAAACCCCATGGTGTGTCCCAACTTACTGGGGAACGTATTACGAATGCCTATGATAAACACCAGGCAAAATTCCTGCCTGGTAtgactttcccttttttccagaGACTCATATCAAGGACCAAATATCTGCTATGTTTATTTTTACTGATGACTTTGTGAAACCTATGACCAGCATAGGCTACTGAACCTCTTCAAAGCATAAGGAGGAAATTagttttaaatcattaaaatgttaaaaattatttttttttcttttacttattaatatttaaagttCACATTGCAAAAGGTGGAATGTGAATTCATTTCTCACACAAAGCAAGAATTTTAAGATACATGTTAAGGTTATCTAGGTTATTCCTAAAAGGCAGATGTAGTCATACAAATGCAAGACAAAGGCATTCGGCTTAGGCTTTGAAAAATCAACTGAACTGAACTAAATTGCATTGGAACCAAAATATACGAGCAGGTAGCACATCCACAAATTGcataaatatttgtaaagaaagAGGAGTTTTAACAATCTTCAGAGAAAAGGCTACCTTCTAAGCAAGTTCAAGGAAGGTTGGAACTACACCTGTAACTCCTGGGCTAGTTTTAGGCATACAGATCAATTCCTTCCAAATAATACTATGATGAATAGAATTGAAGTATATGAATTCTGAAGTTCAGAAGTTACCAAGGAAGGAAGTGGAAGGAACAGATGAAACTTTCTTCTTTGATGGCTGTAGGAAGCATTGAAAGTCtaaagaaaaaggtaattttgcAGTTGATTTTAATGGGAGCAGGATTTCAGGCCTACATCCTCTGTGCTGCAGAGGCTTTAACTTCGTAACAGAACTACTTTAAAGGATGGGATGCAGGGAGTAGCATACAGTCCAACATTAAGGCTATATGCAAGTTTTCAGGTTACCTGAGCCTCTTTAATTAAATTTGCCACGTTCATAGGTTCATATAACATGACTGTATCTATGACATGTATGTCatacacatacatgtatgtataacATGACTACATCTGTATGGTAGGAGATATTACAATACTTACTTTTGGTTCCCAAGCGCCGAATCTCCTCAACTAAGAGGCTAATTTCATGTTCCACGTTCATTGTGgtctaaaaagtaaaataaattttgacaAAGTTATTAGGAGACCCGTAAATCCTTTGCACTGTCCTGGGCTGTTCACAGTTCACCAGGAATGTCACAGCACTTGGCAAATCCCAGTAGCCTGGAGACACACGGCTACAGGATAATCTAAAATTTCAGTCCTGAACGGATAAAGAGCCTCCACACCTTCACATTTGAGAGTAAGTGAACAGAAACTACAACCTAAGTATCTCCTTATATTTGTGTTTAGAATGTAAtctcaaaatatgaaaaatgtgtgaagggcagggcaggggggtttgtttgttttaaagaatgagCTCAGACTGCCACAGAATCAGAGCATCCTGGTAACATCACAGGTCTTTAGGGGTTTTGCAACTTTTTATCAATGCCCTCAATAAAAATGGAACATATTCCTTTGAATTCCTCTCCGGGATATATGGTAATTTGGCTTTTTAAGCCACACCACAGCTTTCCGCTTATCCTGGCAAGATACTACAGACATGCAGCTGGTTACAGCAGGTCTGGGCACACGGTGCCTGAAAGGACAGCAGCTACCACACGCCTGCTACTGACAGCGGAACTGAACCAGAGATGAAGTATGCAAGCACCCCAAGAAGGCCAACATTTATTTCCATTCGTAGTGACCCCAAAGAACTACTACACTGACAAACTTACCCTGTGAACCTCTTTGCTGTGAAACACAGCAATTTTCACCAATGCACAGCAATGCCTTGCAACACTTTAGCCATACGCAACTTTGGAAATGGCAGCACCAcaatcacacaaaaaaatatcGCGCTACAGAGCATCCAGGTTAACAACTGCAGGCACCTGAAGGGAGTTTTGGGATCTATGCCAGGCAAAACAGCATCGACACAATGAAACCTTTAGATGAGGAACTCCTTAGGCAAAAACTGGCATCCAAGTAGTCACAAGAAACTGGGCCTCACAGACAAAGCAAAGCAACACAACAAATACAGCTTCCGCAGGTGCTAACGACGCAGCCTGGAGCAGAAGCTGTAGAGAGAGCTCCTGGGGCTGAGCActcagtgagcaccgagaccctCTCTATCGCTCAAGAAACCAGGATTTCTGCACAGACCTGGTAAGTAAGTAGAGTTCAAAAAAACAGTATCTGAATGCATCATGAACTCTtcctaagggaaaatcttcccctcatttttttttttttcctcagttcacATAGGTAAGAGTGACATAGTTCTACCTCCTGACCCCTCATGagggaagaggcaaaaaaagaggcaaaaaaacccttgGTAACAGAGTCTCATTTTCAGATCCCGAATTCACTtgcaaaaatctgtctttttgaCACGCAATAGTGAGCAAGCTTAGTATCAAGCATGGGCTTCAGGCAAAGCCCATCCAAACCAGAGTTTCACCCCTAACGCGTGGCATCAATCCAGGCTCAAAGAGCGGATGTTAACGGGCTAACATATATGTGTGTAATACCCACAAGAGGATGTGGTGAGGCGGTCCCAGCTCGAAAAAGCTGCCTAAAAAGGGCATGGCAGCAGGGCCGCGGAGCGTTAATTGCCTCGGATGCTTGCTACAAACTTTTAGATTTTGTTTAACTGAGCGCTAAATATATTGTTACAAGTCACAGAGGAAAAGATGACCCATCTACCGAAAAGCTTATGCTATCATTATTAATTTGTCAAGCTGCCAATTTTAATATTGCTCATTACAATAGCATTATTAGCTTCTCTTTAAAGATGCTCTTTTAAGTTTGAAggcttttttactttaaattcacgttaatttaaaattattttccctcgTACACATGCACTGCCAATTTAAGCAGCAACATttagaagtttttgaaaaataattcattattatGCAACACTTTTGAGATCAGAGAACCACGGCTGTGTAAGGACTGAGGAAGAAGGGATTCCAGGTATTTTAAGCGtacttaaatatttactttatattgTCATATACTCGACACGCCAGCTATTTCTGATGCCAACACACTGCTGGAAGCCGGCGTAATTTTTCAGTACGCGGCAGGAAAACGAAACTTTATCTGCTGGAAATCCACCTCACGGCTGCTGAGCACCGTCACATCTTCCAAACCAACCGCACCGACCCCTGCCGCTGCG containing:
- the ABRACL gene encoding costars family protein ABRACL codes for the protein MNVEHEISLLVEEIRRLGTKNADGQVSVKFGVLFADEKCANLFEALVGTLKAAKRRKIVTYQGELLLQGVHDNVDIMLLQD